The genomic stretch ACATCTCAGAGATTTCTTACCAGGAAACTGAACCCATTAAATCCATCCTCAGGTATGAAGACAAAGAACCTCCCCATTATTTACCCACCACCCTAGTGCAGTCCCCGCTATTATGGACATGTATGCAGGCTTACATGTCTTCACTGTTTAATATTCTGCCCTCGGCGAGCCCTGCTATTTAAACAGATCACACACAGCGTTCTAGTAGCTCAGGATGGGTGTAGATGGGGCCAACATCAGACACGTGTTTGTGTTCTATGCACCGTATGAAATCAAACTCCCACTGATTATCACCTCATCAAGGGGCGTGTGGAAGTTCTGTCACCTCCTAACACTATCATTTTTAGCATGTTATGCCGTAAACtctgggttcattgaaacgtgtcagctcacacaagcacacacacacacacacacacacacatacaatgtgtgagtgtgctgctaTCAAAACCTGCCGAAgtgtctctctcaaacacatacatacacacactttagtctgttatgtactgtagttgcatgtgtgtgcactcttagaaaaatggtgctatatagaaccaaaaatagttctattgcatgcttcatatatggcacctctttaaaccattttgtggaattcatcaaaggaacccctaagggttctttaatgcatggttctatatagcaccccaataatcctttttttttttttttttttttaagagtgcaacatgtatgtgcgtgagagagagagagagagagagagagagaggtgttggtgtgtgtgtgggttgtttctctcttctctgatcACTCATGACATGAAGGCTCGCACGCTGCCGCGGATGACCGCTCTGCAGATGGGGCAGTGTCTCAGGCTGGCCGCACAGTCGGTGCAGACCACCAGGTGACCGCACGGGATGAACACGATGGACACCGTCTTGTCCATACACACCTTGCAGGTGCGCTCCTCCTGAAGCTGACGCAGCTGCTCCTCCGCACTCAGGTCTCCTagagctgcaacacacacacccacacacacacaggtgcagatgtagagagacagagaaacacaagtGTGAATACAGTATATGCGGAAGATAATGCCAAGGAACACACCTGTTTGCagtcacacaatacacacaaaaacacacaggaaTACACTCAGATGCATGACACACATCACAGAATCAAGACACAGAGGAACTCATATGAGCTCAGAAGGCATTGTGACTTGAGAAGGCACACAAACCCACCAAACAAGCAGGGTGAGAATGCAAACAGctgtcaagcacacacatgcacacacacaacactcatgcTAATCCATGGCCAGAGGAAATGTTTTCCCAAACTTTCCCAAGTTCACAGGTACAAACATAAGCACAGGAAGTCACACTGTCTTAACCCTTCACTGACCAAAACACCTACAGAATGACATGTGTAGACTTGCCACAAATACACGTGTGTTAAGTTACACCAAAAGACACAGTTCACACAAAGGTTACACTCTGAGTGTATGAACACACAATCTTCATAAGCATGCACGTACTCTGGACACATGTTTTACACATGCATGgtttatgaacacacacacactcactacacacatgaaaacatatctcacacacacaaaagcacatttAACACAAAATGGCTGCAATGCCAAAGTTGCATACAAAAGCACAGCAGCACGGCCACTTGAAGGCCCagagcagaagcagaagcagaagcagaagcagaagcagaagctGAAGCAGCGTTAGCATGAGATAAGTGACCTTTGTCCCTGGCTGTGACCTGCGCTCTCCTCCCACCGCCACTGTTGCCCTGTCTCTCCACCGGCTCTACAAGGAACAAACCAGCAGCCCAGTTACCCACGGAGGGGTTGTTAGTTCAACGACGCACGCACCTCCGATGGCCCTCTCTGGGGTAAGTGCTGtattatatgtacagtatgtatgcatggaACTCAGTGGTAACTAATCAAAGGGTAAACCTACACCCTGCTCAGGTGCTGGCTTACTCATTGAAGACTTcaaatgaaatgaacacaagGACATAGTTTGAGTCCGCAACTACACTTTTTTTCCTTGTAACTGTGGTAACACAAGCCCCCCCCCACCTGTGGTCTGCTCGCCCCGCAGCCGGTCTTCTTCCTCGGCCTGCAGGATGTCGGCGACCAGGTCGGACACGGACGTGTAGTGGCGTCCGGTCAGCAGGAAGCGCGTCTGCACCAGGCTCTCCACCAGCGCCGCCGGGAAGCCCATCCCCAACACCGTCTGCACCACCGGGGACGACCCCTGACCCCCCAGCACATCTGCCGCCAGGCCACaggtcacacacagagagggacggGGGGGTCAGGGAGGGAGCCATGTCCAGCATGGCGTTTGAATACGGTGCTATGGGCCTGTCCCAGGGGCTCATCTCTTGAGAAATGCATTACTATCTCTGTGGTGTACGTGGCTTTAAGCAAATGTGATACATGGTAAGACTGCTCATGGAAGTGACTATATGTAAATTCACTGTTAGTTGTGTACTGTTATAACTGCATGTGACAAACAAATCTTGAATGTGTGTACTCAGTGTACCCTGCACTGTGTAATATAAGGGATCTTTGCTGTTTTAAAAGAGGCATTGTGCTTTCAGAAATGAGGCAAGACATTATCAGATAAAAAGAATAATTGTATGCTATTAGATGAATGTCATAGGAGTGATGTGCTAACTTCATAAAACAGGTAAGAAAGCTTCTGTTACGACACAGAGGGACGCCACACAAAAGTTGTGTAAATTGAACTTTACTGCCCCGGAGAGAGAGGCACTTGGGTGGGAGGATTACTACTTTGCAATGCCAGTAAGTGTTCATAAACTCTCCCTAACTGCTGATCTGATGAGCGGTACTGTAGACGGTAGTCAGTGAAGGGTTTCACtgataaatatataaaagaGTTGACAATCTATTTACAGAAGAAATGTGGCTACATTTATATGCAGTTTTGTCAACACATGCATAGCAGCTTACAGTAGCAACCATGTTTTCTAGTCCTGTTTTTCTGCACCATCACCAACAACAAATCATTATTTTGACCCTCTAGTAGATGAATTAGTCTGTTCACTTACCGCTCCCAGGGGTTATGTCCCTGCTAGTAGGAAGCTGGGAACCACCCTGGAAGAAAgagtcacatatactgtacataaatatGCAGAACACCATGTGCCAATTTCCCATACATGGATTACGCCTAGTCCAAAACTATTTGCTTTTTTCAGAAATCTccattaaaaatatattttagtcTATAGTAAACTGGCCCTAAGATTTGTATCATAAACCCTTTGTTATTTGAAAAGAACCAGCAGGTGTCCATGACCTCTAGGATTATTAATAGATTTGTGGCTGAAAAAGGTATAGGCATTAAGCATTAACAAATGGATAAATCATCAGGGCTGTTTATTTCCTTTCCTTGCCAGACCATAATGCTCACCACTGTTTCACCCATGTTGAAATAGGACTCCTGGATGTTACTGACATACTCACGCCCTCTTGTTTGAACCAGAAACTCACACCTGGAGACATTTGTGAATAAAAATCAGAGCATTAGACAGAGTTCAGTATTATTCAGTGTATTTTTCAATACATCACAATTTCCAGAGGCGTTCCCATCTCTTACCGTGGAAACCATTTGGCGTGCTCTTGCCAAGGGTCATCTCCAGGCTCCCAGTTTCTGAGGCCCCCATCACAAAAGAAGCACTTGACATTGTCACCATGGCCTGAAACACAGGGAATACATTTCTTATTTACCACTtgttcatcctctccctctctttctcattcacagTGTGAATTTCACACAAATGGGAACATGCAGAGGGGGagcatggagggggggggggggcaaggtcAACTGAGCAGGGTCAAATACGACAAAACTAATCATGTTGCTGACCCAACCCTGACACAAAACAGAGGGCAAGAGCGCAAGGTGTTCACCGTTCTTACCGCATGATCAGATATCTTCTCAAccaatctctctttctgacaAAAAAACTGGTCAGTCCAAAGAAATGTTTGAAAATAGCGTTCCGCGTTAATGGAAAACAGCTAGTTCACAGAGAGCTTCAATAGCACCTCAACAGTCTCGCCCTGTCTAGTTTTTTCTCTGCGCCCATCTGTGTCAGCGTGACTATAGTCGCGTGATTCTACACACAAAGAGGAACATCCTTTAGCGATCTGTTTCATTGCGTGTTTTTGTGAAAAGGACATTTTCGCTCAAATGTTTATTGGCAGGTACAATTATATCACTTTTGGTTGTGTCAATTATTTAAGTCGTTTACTTTTATTTGTGGGCATATCACCGTAACACCGCGGAGCTCCGTTGCAAAACGTTGGTACCCTAAATAGGCTGTCATTAAATAATTAAAGCGAGATATTTCGTTTAAACAAAATGGAAGGACAACCAGTTGTTGACTTACGTACCGGTATAGAAAAAACCTGCCCTGGCAAGAGCATCAGGTTGGACAGACGCTCCCGTGGGCCAGTTATGATACGTGGTCAGTCGAGTATCCTCCGACTCCATCTCCGGGTAAACTGCCTGTCCACCAACTCCTTGATCATCTACCGTCATCCTCTGAAGTTGACTCAGGAGTTGTCCATCCACGTCGTCAGGGGACCCCGGTACGGGATATCGCCGTATATTGCCAACATTTCTGCCCAGCACGAAATCACAAGCCGGAAAGTGCCTCTTATGTTCTTCTAACGCACTGTCTCCGTGAACCCAGTATCTCAGTATTCCCTCACAACAGAAACATTGCACCTGGTCCCCGACATCAAGAAAGTAAAAGCCGGCTCTTGCCAGGTCAGCTGGGGTTACCGGTGCATTGCTTGGCCAGTTTTGGAAAGTTCGAAAACGCTCCTCCTCGCTGCGCATCCCGGGTTCCACCCCAGGGTCTGCGGTGTCCGTACTTTGGTCATCCGTCATGTTGGGGCTCGCGTAAAGGCTTCCATCCGATCTTGTTACCGTCATTCCACTTACGTTCCATAGTGGACCGTCCAGATGTGGAACAGAGTGCCCACTAGCCATATAGACTATTATGGACGGACACTTGCGCAGTAGGCTTCACCCTAAAGCGTTCCAGAATGCACCCATTGGTCAAATGGCTCATGTGGTCTTGTCATGGAAGCAtaaacacaataacaacaactcaTAGGGAATGTGGGTCGGGGACCATAAGATGATATTTCGTTTTGTTTATTTACCTTTATTTGAGTTGCCCTTTTTACCAATTAAGACAAGTAAAGGCCAATGGTGTAGATGATGAGGGAGATCAGATCAAAACTGCAGGTGAAAGAGGAGAATAATGTCATTCCAATATTAGCATTACTGCTCTAAGGACCATATAACACACATTTGTTTAATGGCAAAATCAAATATTTAGTCACAGAAGCAAACAAAGCCAAAGACATTCTCATTTATCTCATTTATGTGCAAAGTGGAAAGTCATACCTAACCTCTGTTTGAATAATACTGGACAAAGTCAATTTGACCTAAAGACCTTAAGCGCAAACCTTGGTGATTGCTCCCACATGCAATCAACTCatgatttttatatatatactgtaatatttTTAAGCAACTAAGTCCTGAGAGAGAATCCTGAAGAGGTCAGCCAGGGAAAGAAGAAAATGAGATGAATGAAAGGAAAATGGATAAATGAAAGATAGCTGAGAAGAGAGCAAGACAcaagaacacacgcacacacacacacattttaatacttttatttggatctcAACACAAGGGAGGAATTACAGATCCAAACAGTAATGGAAATATGCTGTAGGTTTGTGCAAAATGCGATCAAACATCGTACGTACTACTATCTATGGGTAGATATGACATCTTCGTCTCCAAATGGACAAACTACCTAATATTACtacctaaccacacacacacacacacacacacacacacacacacacacacacacacacagagcgagagagagagagagagagagagagagaaagacctggTATAGAGCATAAATCCATGTTTAACCCTCTCAGTTAAAAGGCAATTCTCCTCCATGACTCTCACTTGCTGCAGTTGAACTTTCCTGGTCTATCTCGGCTATGGGAATGATGGTATAAACAGAGTTTAGAATCCCCATGATCACATCCTTATCTGTAGGCTATCCTTGCACTGCAAGCCCTTCCCAACCGTCTGGGAGATTTGGACAAGCATTGAGCATTGCACCACACAGAGGAGATGGAGTCACAACTTGAGCCACAAGTTTCCACCATTGTGTTTCTAATTTCTAGTCGCCTAAAACCGACGTCACGTCAGTGGTAACCTGGCCAACTCTGCCCGTGCCCATTTCCAGGACACGGTTTAGATGGAAAAGCAAATAGTACTGGTCCCATGGCGTGCCGTGTAGTGCCGCACTATACTGAACTTGAAATGATGCAAGGATTTTGATAATGGGCCACACTGttcttttaaaataataataataattattattattattcgggGCGTAATTGGCTTTAGTGCCCATATCACATTTGGTGTAAAGCCAGTGGGGATAATGGAGGTTAAAGTCTGACccgggtcatttcccaatcccaccccatctctctctcccactcgtctGTTGTTACtcacttcactgtcctatcaaattaaaggcataaaattcCCCCTTTAGAAACACACTTCCTTATTACAGCACCACCAGTATGTG from Sardina pilchardus chromosome 7, fSarPil1.1, whole genome shotgun sequence encodes the following:
- the birc7 gene encoding baculoviral IAP repeat-containing protein 7 — protein: MASGHSVPHLDGPLWNVSGMTVTRSDGSLYASPNMTDDQSTDTADPGVEPGMRSEEERFRTFQNWPSNAPVTPADLARAGFYFLDVGDQVQCFCCEGILRYWVHGDSALEEHKRHFPACDFVLGRNVGNIRRYPVPGSPDDVDGQLLSQLQRMTVDDQGVGGQAVYPEMESEDTRLTTYHNWPTGASVQPDALARAGFFYTGHGDNVKCFFCDGGLRNWEPGDDPWQEHAKWFPRCEFLVQTRGREYVSNIQESYFNMGETVGGSQLPTSRDITPGSDVLGGQGSSPVVQTVLGMGFPAALVESLVQTRFLLTGRHYTSVSDLVADILQAEEEDRLRGEQTTEPVERQGNSGGGRRAQVTARDKALGDLSAEEQLRQLQEERTCKVCMDKTVSIVFIPCGHLVVCTDCAASLRHCPICRAVIRGSVRAFMS